The stretch of DNA TGGGGATGGACGTCGAGAAGGTCCGCTTCGCCCTCTCGGGGGTGGCGGTGCTGGCGGCGGCGGCCAGCATCGCCGTCGCGGGCATCGTCGGCTTCGTCGGGCTCATCGTCCCGCACATGGTCCGCAACATCGTCGGCAGCGACTACAAGCAGCTCGTCGTGGGCTGTCTGTTCGCCGGGCCGGCGCTGATGGTCGTCGCCGACGTGGGGGCACGCCTCGCGCTGAACCCGGTCCAGATCCCCGTCGGCATCGTGACCGGCCTCGTCGGCGGGCCGTACTTCCTCTACCTGATGCGCCGGCAGGAACGGCTGGGTGAGATCTGATGTCGGGACAGCACCACCGCGAGCGAGCGGACGACGACGCGCCGACCGAGCCCGACGCCGGCGGCCCCGACCACGCCGGCGACGCCAGCGAGTTCGCCGGCGAGGACATCGTCGTCGGCTACCCGACGACAGACGAGCCGGTCGTCGACGGGGAGTCGGTACGGGTCCCGCCCGGCGAGGTGACGGCCCTGGTCGGCCCCAACGGCAGCGGCAAGAGCACGCTGCTGAAGGCCCTGGCCGACCAGCTCGACCGCGAGGGCGGCACCGTCCGCATCGACGGTGCCGACGTCGACGGCCTCGACCAGAAGACGCTGGCCCGGAAGCTCGGGCTGCTCTCCCAGGAGAACGTCGCCCCGGACTCGATCACCGTCGAGAAGCTCGTCGAACACGGTCGGTACCCACACCGCGGGTTCTTCGAGTCGCTGACCGACGCCGACCGCGCGGCCATCGACCGGGCCATCGAGCTGGCCGGCGTCGACCACCTCCGCGACCGACAGGTCGGGAGCCTCAGCGGCGGTCAGAAGCAACTGGTCTGGGTCGCCGTCGTCCTCGCACAGGAGACGGACGTGCTGCTGCTGGACGAACCGACGACGTTCCTCGACCTCCGGCACCAGTTGCAGGTGATGGACATCGTCGAGACGCTCCGGGACGAGAGCGACATCACGGTGTTGCTGGTCCTGCACGACCTGGAGCAGGCGGCCCGCTACGCGGACCACGTGGTCGCGCTCGACGGCGGCGAGGTCTACGCCCGCGGCCCGCCCGAGGACGTGGTCACGGAGGAGCTGCTCGCCGACGTCTTCGGGGTCGAGGCC from Haloarcula litorea encodes:
- a CDS encoding ABC transporter ATP-binding protein, coding for MSGQHHRERADDDAPTEPDAGGPDHAGDASEFAGEDIVVGYPTTDEPVVDGESVRVPPGEVTALVGPNGSGKSTLLKALADQLDREGGTVRIDGADVDGLDQKTLARKLGLLSQENVAPDSITVEKLVEHGRYPHRGFFESLTDADRAAIDRAIELAGVDHLRDRQVGSLSGGQKQLVWVAVVLAQETDVLLLDEPTTFLDLRHQLQVMDIVETLRDESDITVLLVLHDLEQAARYADHVVALDGGEVYARGPPEDVVTEELLADVFGVEADVESTETGPRVTPLSALPEQGTDQD